GATATAAAAATCTCTGCTGAAAAAGAAGAAAGAAAGCCATTTGGTGCTATTGCACGTATCGAAACAAAGAAGGTGACTGCCATTCCGGCAAGTATTGAAAAATTTCTGACTGACTTTATACAGAAATATAATGCAAAAACCAGATTATCAAAGGAATACACGCAAAAGTTCAGGAAATACCTTGCCGATCCGAGGGTTGTAACCGGTTTTAAGCCGCATATCAAGGAAATAGTTTATCAGGTTGTGGTTAAAAGGTCAAAAGGTTGCCGGCTGTACGACCTGGATGGAAATGAATATATTGATATCCTGAATGGTTTTGGATCAAATTTCTTTGGATATGCGCATCCTGAGGTTACACGCAGTATAAGAAAAATAGCCAGAAATGGGTACGAAATAGGTCCGCAGCATCATTTGGCAGGAGAGGTGGCAAAAATGATTTGTGATTTGACAGGAAATGAAAGGGCAGCTCTGTGTAATACAGGTTCAGAAGCTGTTCTGGGCGTGCTCAGAATTGCCAGAACAGTTACCGGAAAAAACAAAGTAGTCATGTTTAATGGTTCATATCATGGAATCAATGATGAAGTAATTGTCAGAGGAGGAAAAGAGCTCCATTCTTATCCTGCTGCTCCGGGTGTACCACCGGAAGCTGTTCAGAATGCTATTGTGCTTGATTATGGCGAGCAACAATCTCTTCAGACAATTGCAGGAATGGCAGATGAAGTCGCTGCTGTTTTGGTTGAACCCGTTCAAAGCAGGCGACCTGAATTTCAACCGTTTGAATTTCTGAAAGAGCTAAAAAAGATATGTGATGAAAAGGGGATAGTCCTGATCTTTGATGAAGTCATTACAGGCTTCAGGTCGCATCCTGCCGGTATTCAGGGAATTACGGGAATCAGGGCAGATCTGGTTACATATGGAAAGGTGCCCGGAGGAGGAATGCCCATTGGTATTATGTCGGGAAAAGCTGAAATGATGGATGCACTGGATGGAGGTTTCTGGACTTTCGGTGATGACAGCAAGCCTGAAAAAGGAGTAACCTATTTTGCCGGCACCTTTGTCAGACATCCTCTCACACTCGCAGCGGCTTATTCGTCTCTCACTTATTTAAAAAAGGGAGGACCTGCTCTTCAGGAAAGTTTAAATAAGTTGACAAAAAGATTGGCTGATGAATTGAATTTGATGTTGAAGAGAAAAAGTATTCCTTTGAAAATCAATTACTTTTCATCTTTATTCAGGCCTGTTTTTACTGAGGAATTGCCTTTTACCGAATTGCTGTATCCGTTGCTTCGTTTTCATGGCGTGCATATTCTGGAAGGATTTCCCTGTTTTCTGACCCTGGCCCACCATGAAAAGGATATTGATAAGATTATCAGTGCTTTTGATTTAAGTCTGGATGAAATGTTAAAAGCCGGAATATTTGAACAAAAAGCTTCAGATAAAAGATTTCTTGGTGAACCACCTGTCCCCGGAGCAAGGTTAGGGAAAGACCCCGAGGGAAATCCGGGTTGGTATATCCCTGATCCTGAGAAACCGGGAAGTTTTCTGAAGCTGGTCTGAAACGAAAATTGAGGATTAAACTAAAATATGTATCATTGCACATTGCTTAAAATTGCTGAATTTTTGTAAAATTGAGGGAATATCAGTCAGTTGAATACAATCCATTTGCAGGAGAGGATTTGCCTTTGTGGTGTCCTTTGACGGAATCGCAGAAAGAAATATGGTATTCAACCCTACTTGGAAACGATGCCAATTGTGCCTATAATGAATGTATTGGTCTGGATTTATATGGAGAGCTGAATGTCTCTTTTTTTGAAAAAGCTGTCAGAAAAACTTTTCTCCGGCATGATTCATTAAGGGCTTTTTTTGATGTTGACGGAGAAAAAATGTTTTTTTCATCTGATAGTGAAATAAAAATAAATTACATTGATTTTTCGGGAACAGATGAAGAACAACAGCAAATTGCTTCAAAAGATTTACTGAATGAAAGGGTTTTAACTCCGTTTGAACTTTCCCAGTATCCGCTTTTCCGCATTGATTTAATTACCTTTAGCCCCCGGCATCACTTGTTTATCCTGACTATTCACCATATCATTTGTGATGGATGGTCGCTTGGAGTAATCGTTAAAGAATTATCGCAGTTCTATACGGCCATGGTAAAGGAGCAGAATTTGAAATTGCTTCCTGCTTCGCAATTTTATACATTTTCCCATGAAACTGAAGTTTTTTATGATTCACATGAATTTCAGCAAGTTGAAAACTTTTGGTTGAGACAATTTGAGCACCATATCCCCATATTAGATCTACCTGTTGAATTCCCCCGGCCAACCATCAGAACTTTTAAAGGGAACAGGGTGGATATTCTTGTTCCTGATAAAATTAATTTGTTACTGAAAAATACTGCTATCAGGTATAATGTAACTTATGTGAACCTGATGCTGGCACTTTTTGAAGCATTTTTGTCGAGAATAACCGGACAACAGGAAATACTGGTCGGCCTTCCGGCTGCTTCCCAGGCTGTTTTGGGAAAATACGATCTTGTCGGACATTGTGTGAATTTATTGCCTGTTTTAAGTAAAACAGATGACCAAAGTTTTGAAAATTTTCTGGCTAAACGTAAAAAGTATTTAATTGAAGCACTTGATAACCAGCGCATTACATTTGGCAGGCTACTGAAAAAACTTAAAATTGAACGTGATTTTTCCAGGGTGCCTTTTATTCCTGCAGTATTTAATGTGGATATGGGCATTGATGAAGGAGTTTATTTTGAAGGCATCACTCATAAACTGGTCTCCAACCCGAGAAAAGCAGAAAACTTCGAATTGTTTTTAAACATCACAGGATCTGAAAATGAAGTAATTCTCGAATTTTCCTATAATATTTCACTGTTCAGTGAAGAGCGCATCAGACAAATGGCCGAGGAATTTTTAGTTTTTTGCAGGTCGGCATGTGAGAATCCTTCAGCCATGATACATGAATTGGATATTTTGCCGGAATGGGAAAAAAAACTGGTAACAGAAGAGTGGTGTTGCCGGTATACTGACTATCCGAGGGATAAAACCGTGCATCAGCTATTTGAAGAAATTGCGGCTCAGTATCCTGATAAAATTGCTTTGGTTGAAGAAGGGAAGGTGCTCACATACAGGGAGTTAAATGAGAAATCCAACCAAGTGGCTCATTTTTTAATCAGCCTTGGAATCAGGCCTGCTTCCCAGATTGCTGTTTGCCTTCATTCATCGTTTGATCTAATTATTTCTGTTTTGGCTGTATTAAAAACGGGTAGTTCCTATGTTCCGGTTCCTACCGATTATCCGGAATTCAGGCTTAAACATATTCTGAAAGAAACCCAACTTAACATTTTTATTAAAACAAAAGCATTTCAGCCGGAAATACTTAAAAACATTGATTATCTGGAAATCAATACAGACGAACTACCTGATCTGACACCATTTCCGGTGACAGCTGTTTCTGCAGAAGCAGATCCGCTTAGCCAGGCTTATATCATGTTTACTTCAGGATCAACCGGAGAACCAAAAGGAGTTTGTATTCCACACAGGGCAATCGTCAGATTGGTTAAAAACACTGATTATATTGAATTTACTGATGATCTTGTATTTCTGCAGGCCTCAAATATCGGATTTGATGCTTCAACTTTTGAAATCTGGGGTAGCCTGCTCAACGGATGCACCCTTGTTTTGATGCCGCCAGCTAAAAAGAGCCTCTCAGAACTTGCAGACGCTATTGTGAAAAATCGGGTGAATATTCTATGGCTTACTTCCGGCTTATTTTCGCTGATGGTTGACCATGAAATTGATTCACTCACAGGGCTGAAATATCTGCTTGCCGGAGGAGATGTACTTTCTGTCCCTCACGTGCTGAAAGCACTGGGAATACTTGGACCGGGTAAAATAATCAATGGATACGGACCAACGGAAAACACGACCTTTACAACTACCTTTCAGGTTAATGAAGCCAGTCAGATTGTGAACAGTGTTCCTATTGGTAAACCTGTCTGCAACTCAGGTGTATATATTCTTGATAATCATCTACATCCTGTTCCTGTTGGTGTTAAGGGAGAGCTTTATACCGGAGGCGATGGACTTGCCTTATGCTATCTGAATAACCCTGAACTGACTGCAAAAAAGTTTATTCCTAATCCTTTCTCGGCTGATCAGAATGACAGATTGTATAAAACAGGGGACATTGTGAGATGGAGAAGTGATGGAAATATTGAATTTATCAGTCGCTATGATGAACAGGTTAAAATCAGGGGATTCAGGGTTGAACCAAATGAAATTGAAAAAAATATTCTGCAGTTTCAGGAAGTTTTATCCTGTGCCGTTGTGGTCAAAGGGGAAGATGCGATAAATAAAAAGCTTATTGCTTATGTGGTTTTTAAAAATAATCAGGCAAATGAAAATGATTTGAGGGAATATCTTGCAACCCGTTTACCCGACTACATGATCCCCTCATTGTTTGTCAGATTAGATAAGCTTCCGCTTAATGAACAGGGAAAAGTTGACAAAAACAGTCTGTTGGCTGAAAAAATTGTTGTTCAGGAAAAAGGAAAACCCATTGCACCGGTCAGTAAAATTGAGAAGAAAATCAGCGAAATCTGGATGAATCATCTGGGTATAAACGAAATCAGCATCACAGATAATTTCTTTCACTTAGGAGGCAATTCACTGGTGGCTGTACAGATTCTGGCTGAAATTGAGAAACATTTTTTCATTAAGTTACCATTAGCTGTATTTTTTGAAAATTCAACCATCCGAAGTTTAGCCAAAGTGGTTGCTTCCAAGGCAGAAGCTGTGTCGTGGCAGCCGCTGGTTCCCCTGAATGCAAAAGGAACCAAAACCCCTCTTTTTCTTGTTCATGGGGCAGGTATGAATGTCGTTCTGTTTGAAGCATTGGGCAAAAACTTATCTTCTGACCAACCTGTTTATGCACTTCAGGCGAAAGGGCTGGATGGAAAATCCGAACCTCCTGAATCTATTCAGGATATGGCCAGTTATTATATATCTCAAATCATTCAGGTTTGCCCCGAAGGCCCTTATTCTATTGCCGGATACAGTCTGGGAGGATATATTGCCTACGAAATGGCACAGCAACTTACCAGAATGGAAAAAGAGGTCAGATTTTTAGGTGTTTTTGATACAGATTCTTACATCAATGGCTTTTATTTTATTCCTGAGAATGCAGGGTTTCTGGAAAAAATGATTCTTTTTCTTTTTCATCATTTCTGCCGCATTATTTTTCTATCTGGTGTTTTCTTCAGACAACCCTTACATTTTTTAGCCGAAAAGAAGAGAGTGCTTGCCATGAAGTTAAAACAAAAAAGATATGCGAGGTTGAAGCAATCAAATGTTTCTCAGGTATTTGAAAACCCAATGGAAAAAATTGAACAGGCGGGAATTCATGCATTGTCAAAATATGAAATTCAGGAATATCAGGGCGATTTGTATCTGTTTAAGGCAAAAAACCAGACGTACTATATTGCTGACAGTAAATATTATGGCTGGAAAAGGTACGTAAAGGGGAATGTCTATTCCATAACAATTCCCGGAGACCATGCCGATATGTTTAGTCCGCCCAATGACGCTTATTTTGCTTCTGTTTTACAGGATTGCCTGAATCAGGTGAATAAAAAGAAACATGGGTGAAAAATACATGCTTCAGTGTAATTCAATACCTGAACTGATTTTCAGGAATTCTTCTTCCTTTTCACAAAAAAATGAAACCTCTGTTCTGTTGTTTTTTCAGAAAGAAATTTTAAGGCCTGATACATTATTGTTTTGCCTGAGTGATAATGAACTGCAACGCTATCAGCATTATTACTTTCAGAAAGATAAGTACAATTTCTTATTGGGTCGGTTTTGCGTGAAATCTGTTGTAAATCAATGGTATCATATTGATTTGGCGGATATTGAAATCGTACAGCAGGATTCACACAACAAACCATTCATTGACCTGCACAATCATCAGTTTTTTTTCAATATTTCACACACGTCTGATATTGTGGCTGTTGCAGTTTCTTCCTCCGATGAGGTAGGTATTGACATCGAAGCCGGTGCTAATACAAAAGGGTTTCGTCTGGTGATGAATTCATATTTCACTGAAAATGAAAAGTATGTAATTTTAAACTCTGCCAGCCCTGAAAATGTATTCAAGCAAATATGGTCAAGAAAAGAAGCTGTTGTGAAGTTGCTCGGAGGCCAACTGCTCGATCAGATAAAATCATTTGATGTGAGTAAGGAATCATACATTTTTGAAGAAAAACTAATTCCTCTTCAGCCTGAGATCATCTATCTTCATTCCTTTGAATTAGGAGAAAATGTTTCTGGTTGTGTGGCAAACACAGAAAAAAACAAGGAGATTTCGTTCTATCTTGTTGATAATGATATGATCAGATTATGGTCGGAAAGATTAAAAACCCGGCTTACCTAATAATGTAAACATATTCTTTTTGTAAGCCTCAACTCCCGGCTGGTCGAAGGGATTGATATCATTAAGATAACCGCTGATTGCACAGGCTGTTTCAAAGAAATAAATCATTTGGCCGAGATAATATTCATTAAGCGATGGAATGATGACTTCAATATTGGGAACATCTCCTTCGATATGAGCCATCTGGGTTCCTTTCATGGCCTTTGCATTGACAAATCCGAGTGTTTTACCGGCCAGATAATTCAAATCATCATCATTATTCGTAAATGACGGTATCTCGACACTTTTGGCAGGCCTGACAATGTTCAGAACCGTCTCAAACATCAGCCTTTTGCCTTCCTGAATATATTGACCAAGTGAATGTAAATCAGTCGTAAAGATAACGCTTGCCGGAAAAAGTCCTTTTCCTTCTTTTCCCTCACTTTCACCAAATAATTGTTTCAGCCATTCCATAAAGTAAAACATTTGGGGCTGATAGGTTACAAACAATTCAATAAGATAACCTTTTTTTTCAAGGCTCATGCGGGTCAGAGCGTAGTCGTTTATCAGCATTTCTGGAAGATGATGATGGTCGTAATATTCCTTCATC
The genomic region above belongs to Sphingobacteriales bacterium and contains:
- a CDS encoding amino acid adenylation domain-containing protein gives rise to the protein MREYQSVEYNPFAGEDLPLWCPLTESQKEIWYSTLLGNDANCAYNECIGLDLYGELNVSFFEKAVRKTFLRHDSLRAFFDVDGEKMFFSSDSEIKINYIDFSGTDEEQQQIASKDLLNERVLTPFELSQYPLFRIDLITFSPRHHLFILTIHHIICDGWSLGVIVKELSQFYTAMVKEQNLKLLPASQFYTFSHETEVFYDSHEFQQVENFWLRQFEHHIPILDLPVEFPRPTIRTFKGNRVDILVPDKINLLLKNTAIRYNVTYVNLMLALFEAFLSRITGQQEILVGLPAASQAVLGKYDLVGHCVNLLPVLSKTDDQSFENFLAKRKKYLIEALDNQRITFGRLLKKLKIERDFSRVPFIPAVFNVDMGIDEGVYFEGITHKLVSNPRKAENFELFLNITGSENEVILEFSYNISLFSEERIRQMAEEFLVFCRSACENPSAMIHELDILPEWEKKLVTEEWCCRYTDYPRDKTVHQLFEEIAAQYPDKIALVEEGKVLTYRELNEKSNQVAHFLISLGIRPASQIAVCLHSSFDLIISVLAVLKTGSSYVPVPTDYPEFRLKHILKETQLNIFIKTKAFQPEILKNIDYLEINTDELPDLTPFPVTAVSAEADPLSQAYIMFTSGSTGEPKGVCIPHRAIVRLVKNTDYIEFTDDLVFLQASNIGFDASTFEIWGSLLNGCTLVLMPPAKKSLSELADAIVKNRVNILWLTSGLFSLMVDHEIDSLTGLKYLLAGGDVLSVPHVLKALGILGPGKIINGYGPTENTTFTTTFQVNEASQIVNSVPIGKPVCNSGVYILDNHLHPVPVGVKGELYTGGDGLALCYLNNPELTAKKFIPNPFSADQNDRLYKTGDIVRWRSDGNIEFISRYDEQVKIRGFRVEPNEIEKNILQFQEVLSCAVVVKGEDAINKKLIAYVVFKNNQANENDLREYLATRLPDYMIPSLFVRLDKLPLNEQGKVDKNSLLAEKIVVQEKGKPIAPVSKIEKKISEIWMNHLGINEISITDNFFHLGGNSLVAVQILAEIEKHFFIKLPLAVFFENSTIRSLAKVVASKAEAVSWQPLVPLNAKGTKTPLFLVHGAGMNVVLFEALGKNLSSDQPVYALQAKGLDGKSEPPESIQDMASYYISQIIQVCPEGPYSIAGYSLGGYIAYEMAQQLTRMEKEVRFLGVFDTDSYINGFYFIPENAGFLEKMILFLFHHFCRIIFLSGVFFRQPLHFLAEKKRVLAMKLKQKRYARLKQSNVSQVFENPMEKIEQAGIHALSKYEIQEYQGDLYLFKAKNQTYYIADSKYYGWKRYVKGNVYSITIPGDHADMFSPPNDAYFASVLQDCLNQVNKKKHG
- a CDS encoding 4'-phosphopantetheinyl transferase superfamily protein — protein: MGEKYMLQCNSIPELIFRNSSSFSQKNETSVLLFFQKEILRPDTLLFCLSDNELQRYQHYYFQKDKYNFLLGRFCVKSVVNQWYHIDLADIEIVQQDSHNKPFIDLHNHQFFFNISHTSDIVAVAVSSSDEVGIDIEAGANTKGFRLVMNSYFTENEKYVILNSASPENVFKQIWSRKEAVVKLLGGQLLDQIKSFDVSKESYIFEEKLIPLQPEIIYLHSFELGENVSGCVANTEKNKEISFYLVDNDMIRLWSERLKTRLT